From Spirochaetota bacterium, one genomic window encodes:
- a CDS encoding substrate-binding domain-containing protein: MINAKHKELKLRIEQEIRTSVFKDKLPGVHRLAERYGMNHITVTKALKALERDGIIAIEGTRGTRIVGPSRRVHRRIALVGLMYIESREFPYLRELETVCKSSDYEASNVRFTSPGSFLHASSMLAALEVDGIIFSYCRPDRKMNDALSQAGIRSVQLARSNASYVPWMDADNERGLAAAFTHLTENGHKRIMFCSPQHGNEESRRLTEEAYRTAMRSIGTYDPLLYFSPDTVDAYIERHGEGYRRVFGAECAAHLLSLAERPSAVYVHARETAYAMMDVLARNGLSVPDDISVIAATDDESESAGEALLTLLEHPRMALIRNAAASLIRAMNENGCVENVLLERRLILNRSVKKIV, translated from the coding sequence ATGATAAATGCAAAACATAAAGAACTAAAACTGCGAATAGAGCAGGAAATTCGCACGAGCGTTTTCAAGGATAAACTGCCGGGCGTGCATCGTCTTGCCGAACGATACGGCATGAATCATATCACGGTCACTAAGGCACTTAAGGCACTTGAACGCGATGGGATCATCGCGATCGAAGGTACACGGGGCACCCGCATCGTCGGGCCATCGCGCAGGGTTCATCGGCGTATAGCCCTCGTCGGATTGATGTACATCGAATCCCGGGAATTCCCTTATCTCAGGGAATTAGAGACCGTATGCAAAAGCAGCGACTATGAAGCAAGCAATGTCCGATTCACATCACCCGGTTCTTTTCTGCATGCGTCATCGATGCTGGCAGCGCTCGAAGTGGACGGCATCATATTCTCATACTGCCGCCCTGACAGAAAAATGAACGATGCGCTCTCACAGGCAGGGATACGTTCCGTGCAGCTTGCGCGTTCGAATGCGTCGTATGTTCCCTGGATGGATGCCGATAATGAGCGCGGGCTTGCTGCGGCATTCACGCATCTTACTGAGAACGGGCATAAGCGGATAATGTTCTGTTCACCGCAGCATGGCAATGAAGAGAGCCGTCGATTGACCGAAGAGGCGTATCGCACCGCCATGCGTTCGATCGGCACATATGATCCGCTGCTCTATTTCAGCCCCGATACCGTCGATGCGTATATTGAACGCCACGGCGAGGGATATCGCAGGGTGTTCGGTGCCGAGTGCGCGGCGCATCTGCTTTCGCTCGCTGAGCGGCCGAGCGCGGTGTACGTGCATGCGCGCGAAACCGCATACGCCATGATGGATGTCCTTGCCAGGAACGGCCTTTCGGTGCCGGACGATATCTCGGTCATTGCGGCGACGGACGATGAAAGCGAGTCCGCCGGGGAGGCGCTTCTCACGCTTCTTGAGCATCCGCGTATGGCGCTCATACGGAACGCAGCCGCATCGCTCATACGCGCCATGAACGAGAACGGCTGTGTGGAAAATGTCTTGCTTGAGCGGCGGCTCATTCTTAATAGATCGGTGAAAAAAATAGTGTAA
- a CDS encoding helix-turn-helix domain-containing protein, whose amino-acid sequence MAGSSIRKRYTFTGAVPPHFHFLIQRARLTVDFEEHIHSFHELVVITGGTATHRVDGRDYFVKAGDIYVFTGNRSHGFFSPKALDLWNIEYAPDILSPVDDSLRRLAGYQALFRIGPAANGEAPALILSAAGRSETDRIIERIADEYNAKRSGYEALVTGLFIELVTTLSRLYVPGAAIKTGGITAVAIAASHIESHFRERITMRELSQLAGVTERHVNRLFSEYYGVSPIDYCIRLRVLSAARDLISTESSITDIAYDNGFSDSNYFARCFRRSLGVSPRRYRETNGA is encoded by the coding sequence ATGGCAGGATCGTCGATACGGAAACGATATACCTTCACCGGCGCCGTCCCGCCGCATTTCCATTTTTTGATCCAGCGGGCGCGGCTTACGGTCGATTTCGAAGAACACATTCACTCGTTCCATGAGCTTGTCGTCATTACCGGCGGTACGGCTACGCATCGGGTCGACGGGCGCGATTACTTCGTCAAGGCGGGCGACATCTATGTTTTCACGGGAAACCGCTCGCACGGTTTCTTCTCGCCGAAGGCGCTTGACCTTTGGAACATCGAATACGCTCCGGATATTCTTTCCCCCGTAGACGACTCGCTTCGAAGACTCGCGGGATATCAGGCGCTCTTTCGTATCGGCCCCGCGGCGAACGGTGAAGCGCCGGCATTAATCCTTTCCGCCGCCGGACGTTCGGAAACCGACCGCATCATCGAACGGATCGCGGATGAATACAACGCGAAACGAAGCGGATATGAGGCGCTCGTTACCGGGTTGTTCATTGAACTTGTGACGACCCTGTCCCGCTTGTATGTTCCCGGAGCGGCGATAAAAACGGGCGGTATCACCGCCGTCGCGATTGCAGCGAGCCATATCGAATCGCATTTTCGGGAACGGATCACGATGCGTGAGCTTTCGCAACTGGCCGGCGTGACGGAACGCCATGTGAACCGTCTTTTTTCGGAATACTACGGCGTCAGTCCCATCGATTATTGTATCCGGCTTCGCGTTCTCTCCGCGGCACGCGATCTGATCTCGACGGAGAGCAGCATAACCGACATCGCGTACGATAATGGATTCTCGGACAGCAATTATTTCGCCCGCTGTTTCCGCCGCTCGCTCGGGGTCTCGCCGCGCCGGTACCGCGAAACGAACGGTGCGTGA
- a CDS encoding AraC family transcriptional regulator — MTRRTGPKKKQKTNTAPVMSVDTLIAQYRVFDGTELADAIRRLQNIGDRISFTEAGRGLGCFPQIRIPTHATAFSEHRHDFFEISFILDGAARHAFSGNIYPVRQGDIFFMDDDTPHRFIVGKTERLTVLNIAFLPEFLESAITLDKLKAGVHFFLVEPFFRTLDSAEGKLSVSGDTFFRFAVLALSIVDAFVRSFPEKSEVVPNLFKAFIQLVNDEYARTISEHSRFHEKREVLFREIVSFIDARLSKKISVTDIGSSVGLGRTRLAEVFRERQGMTIIEYVNRRRVEQAKELLRTTDMPVIDIAMETGFNDVSNFNRTFKKIAGMPPSQLRKSER; from the coding sequence ATGACGCGCCGCACTGGTCCGAAAAAAAAACAGAAGACGAACACAGCGCCGGTGATGTCGGTCGATACGCTCATCGCGCAGTACCGGGTTTTCGATGGGACCGAGCTTGCTGATGCCATACGCCGATTGCAGAATATCGGCGATCGGATATCGTTCACTGAAGCGGGGCGGGGGCTCGGCTGCTTTCCGCAGATACGCATACCGACGCATGCGACCGCGTTCAGCGAGCATCGCCACGATTTCTTCGAGATATCGTTCATACTCGACGGCGCCGCGCGGCATGCGTTCAGCGGCAACATCTATCCGGTGCGTCAGGGCGATATCTTCTTCATGGACGACGATACGCCGCATCGCTTCATCGTGGGAAAGACCGAGCGGCTCACCGTGCTTAACATCGCGTTCCTCCCGGAATTCCTTGAGTCCGCCATAACGCTCGATAAGCTCAAGGCGGGCGTTCACTTTTTCCTGGTGGAGCCGTTCTTCCGCACGCTCGACAGTGCCGAGGGGAAGCTCTCTGTTTCCGGTGATACGTTCTTCCGCTTTGCGGTACTTGCGCTCTCCATAGTCGACGCGTTCGTGCGAAGCTTCCCCGAGAAGAGCGAAGTCGTGCCGAACCTGTTCAAGGCGTTCATACAGCTCGTCAATGATGAATACGCTCGTACGATCTCAGAGCATTCGCGCTTCCATGAGAAGCGTGAGGTGCTGTTCCGCGAGATAGTTTCGTTCATCGACGCGAGGCTTTCGAAGAAGATAAGTGTTACGGACATCGGTTCATCCGTTGGGCTCGGGCGAACGCGCCTTGCCGAGGTGTTCCGCGAACGACAGGGGATGACCATCATCGAATACGTGAACAGGCGCCGCGTCGAGCAGGCAAAGGAGCTCTTGCGTACGACGGATATGCCGGTCATTGATATCGCCATGGAAACGGGTTTCAACGACGTATCGAATTTCAATCGTACGTTCAAAAAGATCGCGGGAATGCCGCCGAGCCAGTTGCGCAAAAGTGAACGGTAG
- a CDS encoding SEC-C metal-binding domain-containing protein: MAKEDLAKNLSSLGRNEKCHCGSGKKYKHCHWDKDQEKFYAQKQKEEARMKAEADAAAAKEAEEVEKSGAEKGANVPPKPVHADHPSQMKSQIRHTSQVRLPRKSGNS; this comes from the coding sequence ATGGCAAAAGAAGATCTTGCGAAGAACCTCTCATCACTTGGGCGCAATGAGAAATGTCACTGCGGCTCAGGCAAGAAATATAAACATTGCCATTGGGACAAGGATCAGGAAAAATTCTACGCACAAAAGCAGAAAGAAGAAGCACGGATGAAAGCGGAGGCGGATGCTGCCGCGGCGAAAGAAGCTGAGGAAGTGGAGAAATCGGGCGCTGAGAAAGGCGCAAATGTGCCGCCGAAGCCCGTGCATGCAGACCATCCATCGCAGATGAAATCGCAGATACGACATACATCGCAGGTGCGTTTGCCGAGAAAATCCGGGAATTCGTAG
- a CDS encoding SDR family oxidoreductase — protein MRTVVLITGAGSNLGLSLAGRFLAEGASVAVNDVSAALLKPALALAKNDASRVLAVPGNISDERAVKRMIAAVVRRFGCIDILINNAAMQGVGYSFLDTPASVFDTVIGVNVRGTYLVSQHAARAMMKKKRGVIINISSNTSERALRKRSAYITSKGAIDAMTRAMALDLAPYIRVNSVAPGYIWTTRWNAIGEKARRTRRASIPLHEPAQFDDVAEMVLFLASEKARNITGARYLVDGGCSAQHLPAGVDV, from the coding sequence ATGAGAACGGTCGTACTTATAACCGGCGCGGGGAGTAATCTCGGGCTCAGTCTCGCCGGGCGATTCCTTGCCGAGGGCGCATCGGTAGCTGTCAATGATGTTTCTGCCGCACTGCTCAAGCCGGCCCTTGCGCTCGCGAAGAACGATGCTTCGCGTGTACTTGCTGTCCCCGGGAATATATCTGACGAACGCGCGGTAAAGCGCATGATAGCCGCTGTTGTGCGGCGGTTCGGATGCATCGATATCCTCATCAATAATGCCGCCATGCAGGGTGTGGGCTATTCCTTTCTCGATACGCCGGCATCCGTGTTCGATACGGTCATCGGGGTGAACGTACGCGGAACATATCTTGTGTCGCAGCATGCCGCACGGGCGATGATGAAGAAAAAGCGCGGTGTCATCATCAATATCAGTTCGAACACATCCGAGCGTGCGCTCCGCAAGCGCTCCGCATATATCACGAGCAAGGGTGCCATCGATGCTATGACGCGCGCTATGGCGCTCGATCTTGCGCCGTATATTCGCGTGAATTCGGTAGCCCCGGGTTATATATGGACCACGCGGTGGAATGCCATCGGCGAGAAGGCGCGGCGAACACGGCGTGCATCGATACCGCTCCATGAGCCGGCACAATTCGATGATGTCGCGGAGATGGTGCTCTTCCTTGCGAGCGAGAAGGCACGGAATATCACCGGGGCGCGCTATCTTGTGGACGGCGGATGCAGTGCGCAACATTTGCCCGCAGGTGTGGATGTGTGA
- a CDS encoding ankyrin repeat domain-containing protein has protein sequence MKKLMLLILVVFPDFTARAAVSLSAEQKRLIEIVSSRMDLIEERQQHMTVSNLITVIADIDFRDDAGNTPFMLECASGRNDERYFELLFTRSDVSVRNKKGQTALHLYLASGSQHLPVIERIIAKGADINARDNIGATALIVFMRHFNFGTNTVEGLLALGADMTPEDTNGLNALAAAVDASMWSAARMLSAKGSVIGERTRRARELALIHAAYSGDYARVKDLLVKKKVNPVAVNADEREHALLLASGPPLYETVQHVAPMSDIRIVALLLSNKVSVDMPDKWGSTPLMHACHTTNIGIIDLLIARGASVNKFGGYLMGESPLINAVMAGNEDVVRFLITKKAKVNYYAYSPAAGKDYPLARAMRMGHSAIADMLLANGADANLGETNASPLLCTVIRGDGIRNREIATNEGEALALVKNLVHHMAQVNGRKGADDPLYAASEKGYIEVMRFLIENGARMTYVDHNGNNAVYAAARYGHVPAVEMLVEKGMPVNSGRYGEALTYALSGKHHAVARYLIEHGANIHTTNEYGMTPLHQAVNTRSAEIAQLLITRGANTQAKDHFKKTPADAAAASKDPALIALFPDAVKKAAAVQRAGSTQGYSLDDGIALLTAAKNGDLETARKLCVKGGNINFSYGSSIDGLEIGYTPLMMASRYGHEPIVRLFLDNGALITPNTFDNNMTAKHYAQRAGHTQIAALLTGGADTSRPVLFSDVQKAAKNGDLSAVRAYITKSSFAVNMMDSTEGKTLLMIAAQYGRTDIVEHLLSQPNIMVNVMSKEEKTALEYAEVHGQTTAAALIRKKLGLR, from the coding sequence ATGAAAAAATTAATGCTCCTTATTCTTGTCGTATTCCCGGATTTTACGGCTCGCGCTGCGGTATCGCTGTCCGCTGAACAGAAGCGTCTTATCGAGATCGTTTCATCGCGAATGGACCTTATCGAAGAGCGTCAGCAGCACATGACGGTTTCTAATCTCATCACGGTGATCGCCGATATCGATTTCCGCGACGATGCAGGAAACACGCCGTTCATGCTTGAATGCGCGAGCGGCAGGAACGATGAACGCTATTTTGAACTGCTGTTCACTCGGTCCGACGTATCCGTGCGCAATAAGAAAGGTCAGACCGCGCTGCATCTGTATCTTGCAAGCGGCTCGCAGCATCTGCCGGTCATAGAGCGCATTATCGCGAAGGGCGCCGACATCAACGCCCGGGACAATATTGGGGCAACGGCGCTCATTGTCTTCATGCGCCATTTCAATTTCGGGACGAATACCGTCGAAGGACTTCTTGCGCTCGGGGCCGATATGACCCCTGAAGATACGAATGGATTGAACGCACTCGCCGCGGCTGTCGATGCATCCATGTGGTCTGCAGCGAGAATGCTCTCGGCAAAGGGCAGCGTCATCGGCGAACGCACCAGACGTGCTCGCGAGCTTGCATTGATCCATGCCGCATATTCGGGGGATTATGCCCGCGTGAAGGATCTGCTTGTAAAAAAGAAGGTGAATCCCGTCGCCGTCAACGCGGATGAACGCGAACACGCGCTTCTTCTCGCATCCGGACCGCCGCTCTATGAAACGGTACAGCACGTCGCGCCGATGTCCGACATACGCATCGTCGCGCTGCTGCTGTCGAACAAGGTGAGCGTCGATATGCCCGACAAATGGGGGTCGACGCCGCTCATGCACGCATGCCACACGACCAATATCGGCATCATCGATCTCCTTATCGCGCGCGGCGCTTCGGTGAATAAATTCGGCGGCTATTTGATGGGAGAATCTCCCCTTATCAACGCGGTCATGGCAGGCAATGAGGATGTCGTGCGTTTTTTGATAACGAAAAAAGCGAAAGTGAACTATTATGCATATTCGCCTGCGGCGGGGAAGGACTATCCCCTCGCTCGTGCAATGCGCATGGGGCATAGCGCCATCGCAGACATGCTCCTTGCGAATGGGGCCGATGCGAATCTCGGCGAGACGAATGCATCGCCGCTGCTTTGCACCGTCATTCGCGGTGACGGTATCCGGAACAGAGAGATCGCGACGAACGAAGGGGAGGCACTTGCGCTCGTCAAAAATCTCGTCCATCATATGGCACAGGTGAACGGGCGGAAAGGCGCCGATGATCCGCTCTATGCCGCGAGCGAGAAAGGATATATCGAGGTCATGCGATTCCTTATTGAGAATGGCGCGCGCATGACGTATGTCGATCATAACGGCAACAATGCCGTCTATGCCGCCGCCCGTTACGGTCATGTGCCGGCGGTTGAGATGCTCGTTGAGAAAGGAATGCCGGTGAACTCCGGCCGATACGGCGAAGCGCTCACGTATGCGCTCTCCGGCAAACACCACGCTGTCGCGCGGTATCTCATCGAACACGGCGCGAATATTCATACGACAAATGAATACGGCATGACGCCTTTGCATCAGGCGGTGAACACCCGTTCGGCGGAGATCGCACAACTGCTCATTACGCGCGGGGCGAATACGCAGGCGAAGGATCATTTTAAGAAAACACCCGCCGATGCGGCAGCCGCGTCCAAAGACCCGGCATTGATCGCGCTCTTTCCCGATGCCGTGAAAAAAGCAGCCGCGGTACAACGCGCAGGCAGCACGCAGGGATATTCGCTTGATGACGGGATAGCGCTTCTTACGGCGGCGAAGAACGGCGATTTGGAAACGGCAAGAAAATTGTGCGTCAAGGGCGGTAATATCAACTTTTCCTATGGATCGTCCATCGACGGACTTGAGATAGGATACACGCCGCTCATGATGGCCTCCCGGTATGGCCATGAACCGATCGTGAGGCTTTTTCTCGACAACGGCGCATTGATCACGCCGAACACATTCGATAATAATATGACGGCGAAGCACTATGCGCAACGCGCCGGACATACGCAGATCGCCGCCCTCCTTACCGGCGGTGCGGACACATCGCGCCCGGTCTTGTTCTCGGATGTTCAGAAAGCGGCGAAGAACGGCGACCTTTCCGCGGTGCGCGCTTATATCACGAAAAGTTCGTTCGCCGTGAATATGATGGACAGTACGGAAGGAAAGACGCTTCTCATGATCGCCGCACAATACGGGAGAACGGACATAGTGGAGCATCTCCTTTCGCAGCCGAATATCATGGTCAATGTTATGAGCAAGGAAGAAAAAACGGCGCTTGAGTACGCGGAAGTGCACGGACAGACCACAGCGGCGGCGCTCATCAGAAAAAAGCTCGGGCTACGCTGA
- a CDS encoding uroporphyrinogen decarboxylase family protein, protein MTSCERVQRTIRHESTDRLPYCITMVGSAWQKLGITSCRSQDDYFGNDVIKIAPPWWQWHNAQADWRAMEAPRGEPPVIGSGSYTAFTEAVNRAHDDGKYALAIIYGSHFEKANSLRGIENFLADMGCDLPFARRLLTKIIDRNLIMLENILAVREIDGVLLGSDWGSQQDLLMSPDTWHDLIAPGEKREYDLIHSYGKDVWIHSCGNILKIIPSLIEMGVDVLNPVQPECMDIEALKREFGQRITFWGGVSTQRTLPYGTPDDVRRESRLVKSILGSNGGYVFSPAQELQEDVPRANIEALIDVAREAA, encoded by the coding sequence ATGACATCGTGTGAACGCGTACAACGGACCATTCGCCACGAATCGACGGATCGGCTGCCCTATTGCATCACCATGGTGGGAAGCGCGTGGCAGAAACTCGGAATTACCTCCTGCCGTTCGCAGGACGATTACTTCGGCAACGACGTCATCAAGATCGCGCCGCCCTGGTGGCAGTGGCATAACGCGCAGGCTGATTGGCGCGCCATGGAGGCCCCGCGCGGAGAACCGCCGGTCATCGGCAGCGGTAGTTATACCGCGTTCACGGAAGCGGTGAATCGTGCGCACGACGACGGAAAATATGCGCTCGCCATTATCTATGGAAGTCATTTTGAAAAGGCGAATTCCCTGCGAGGCATCGAGAACTTTCTCGCCGACATGGGATGCGATCTGCCGTTCGCGCGGCGATTACTCACGAAGATAATCGATCGGAACCTCATCATGCTCGAGAACATACTCGCGGTAAGGGAGATCGACGGCGTGCTTCTCGGCAGCGACTGGGGCTCACAGCAGGACCTTCTCATGTCGCCGGACACATGGCACGATCTCATCGCGCCGGGTGAAAAACGCGAATACGATCTCATCCATTCGTACGGGAAAGACGTCTGGATACATTCCTGCGGCAACATTCTGAAGATAATCCCCTCGCTCATCGAAATGGGCGTGGATGTGCTTAACCCAGTGCAGCCGGAATGCATGGATATCGAAGCGCTCAAACGCGAATTCGGTCAGCGCATCACCTTCTGGGGCGGCGTAAGCACGCAGCGCACGCTCCCCTACGGGACGCCCGACGACGTTCGGCGCGAATCGCGTCTGGTGAAATCCATTCTGGGATCGAATGGCGGTTATGTCTTTTCGCCGGCGCAGGAATTGCAGGAGGACGTCCCCCGTGCGAATATCGAAGCGCTCATCGACGTTGCGCGC
- a CDS encoding TMEM43 family protein has product MSDQVTVTSNKNVLQRLGESIGGILLGFALFLGAFPALFMNEGRAVDTARALAEMGKSYTVVDASSVNPANEGKLVYVTGNAATKDIVADADTGISMNAIKLRRTVEMYQWEERAETRTQTKLGGGEEKVTTYTYTKGWSSSAKSSSSFHLPEGHQNPEMMFRGSGSSADESFYAGSVSLGAFRLSDSQIRGIGGDKPYFVSDPDIMKLRPSMRAKAKANAGMIFLGYDPANPQVGDHRIKYTVVTQPVTVSLMAQQTGTSFTPYISKNKQSRELISTGLVTPEQMILTAQKNNMILTWVLRFLFAFMMISGLSMISKPLQVLAGILPPLGAVVGAGLGIVTFLVGGAFSLITIAIAWVFFRPIIGITLIAIAVAAIIAGFVIGGKKKSAS; this is encoded by the coding sequence ATGAGCGATCAAGTAACGGTCACATCGAACAAGAACGTATTGCAGCGTCTGGGTGAAAGCATCGGGGGGATACTGCTCGGATTCGCGCTCTTTCTCGGCGCATTCCCGGCGCTGTTCATGAACGAAGGTCGTGCGGTCGACACCGCCCGTGCGTTGGCGGAAATGGGAAAAAGCTATACTGTCGTCGACGCATCGTCGGTGAATCCGGCGAATGAGGGCAAACTCGTCTATGTGACCGGCAATGCCGCCACGAAGGATATCGTCGCGGATGCGGATACCGGCATTTCGATGAACGCCATTAAGCTTCGCCGCACCGTGGAGATGTACCAGTGGGAAGAGCGCGCGGAAACGCGTACGCAGACCAAGCTCGGCGGCGGCGAGGAAAAGGTGACGACATATACGTATACGAAGGGATGGTCGTCTTCGGCGAAGTCGTCATCGTCGTTCCACCTCCCCGAAGGGCATCAGAACCCCGAGATGATGTTCCGCGGATCGGGCAGCAGCGCGGATGAATCATTCTACGCCGGTTCGGTTTCGCTCGGTGCGTTTCGGCTTTCCGACTCGCAGATACGCGGCATCGGCGGCGATAAGCCCTATTTCGTTTCCGATCCCGATATCATGAAATTGAGACCCTCGATGCGTGCGAAAGCGAAGGCTAACGCGGGCATGATATTCCTTGGCTACGACCCCGCGAATCCGCAGGTGGGCGATCACCGGATCAAATATACCGTCGTAACGCAGCCCGTAACGGTAAGTCTCATGGCGCAGCAGACGGGGACTTCGTTCACTCCGTACATTTCCAAGAACAAGCAGTCCAGGGAACTTATCTCTACCGGGCTCGTAACGCCGGAGCAGATGATACTGACGGCACAGAAGAACAATATGATACTCACCTGGGTCTTGCGCTTTCTCTTCGCGTTCATGATGATATCCGGCCTTTCGATGATATCCAAGCCCCTTCAGGTGCTCGCAGGCATTCTGCCGCCGCTTGGCGCCGTCGTCGGTGCGGGGCTCGGTATCGTGACCTTCCTCGTCGGCGGTGCGTTCTCGCTTATCACGATAGCGATAGCGTGGGTGTTCTTCCGTCCGATTATCGGCATTACGCTCATCGCAATCGCGGTCGCCGCGATAATCGCGGGCTTTGTCATCGGCGGAAAGAAAAAAAGCGCGTCCTGA
- the recR gene encoding recombination mediator RecR: protein MALRSIERLSHEIAKLPGIGEKTAFRLAMHLFYAADADRGSFADALMKLKDGISLCTRCGNVATSTLCDICSNEKRTASTICVTAKYADLIAIENTQEYRGVYHLLHGLISPIKGVSINDIRLKELFARIENERPSELILAFDAGIEGDTTANYIVKMAAGKVPVTRLAYGISMGSDIENADVHSLARSLTNRTSVG from the coding sequence ATGGCACTCCGATCGATCGAACGGCTGTCGCATGAGATAGCAAAGCTCCCCGGCATCGGCGAGAAGACGGCGTTCCGTCTCGCGATGCATCTATTCTATGCGGCCGATGCTGACCGGGGATCGTTCGCCGACGCGCTTATGAAACTGAAGGACGGCATATCGCTCTGCACGCGCTGCGGGAATGTGGCGACGAGCACGCTTTGCGATATCTGTTCCAACGAGAAGCGCACAGCGTCGACGATCTGCGTTACCGCGAAATATGCCGACCTCATCGCGATAGAGAATACGCAGGAATACCGCGGCGTGTATCATCTTCTCCACGGCCTCATCTCGCCGATAAAAGGCGTTTCGATCAACGACATCCGCCTGAAGGAATTGTTCGCACGCATCGAAAACGAGCGCCCGTCCGAGCTTATCCTTGCCTTTGATGCCGGCATCGAGGGGGATACGACGGCCAATTACATCGTGAAGATGGCGGCGGGGAAGGTCCCTGTCACGCGCCTTGCCTACGGCATATCCATGGGGAGCGATATCGAGAATGCCGATGTGCATTCCCTTGCGCGTTCGCTTACGAACAGGACATCGGTCGGGTGA